One genomic segment of Hymenobacter psoromatis includes these proteins:
- a CDS encoding carboxypeptidase-like regulatory domain-containing protein, translating into MKYLLFLLLTGLLATSAATAQTAPDSLAPAVTPCAAYSGRIVIGEKQLAGISVAVKGTKIILITNQEGFFTLPPAVTAKPTLLVSAAGYKPQEVTFTSCEPLIVELELLPGTRIKKRGKKKGFIMHQGY; encoded by the coding sequence ATGAAGTACTTGCTATTCTTACTGCTGACCGGCCTGCTCGCGACGAGCGCGGCCACCGCCCAAACCGCCCCCGACAGCCTCGCCCCCGCGGTTACTCCCTGCGCAGCCTACAGTGGCCGCATAGTTATTGGTGAGAAGCAGCTGGCCGGCATCAGCGTGGCCGTGAAGGGCACTAAAATTATTCTCATTACAAACCAGGAAGGCTTTTTTACGCTGCCGCCCGCGGTGACAGCCAAGCCCACGCTGCTGGTGAGCGCCGCCGGCTATAAGCCGCAGGAAGTCACGTTTACCTCGTGCGAGCCCCTCATTGTCGAGCTGGAGCTGCTACCCGGCACCCGCATCAAGAAGCGCGGTAAAAAGAAGGGTTTCATTATGCACCAGGGCTATTAG